A window from Mycobacterium botniense encodes these proteins:
- a CDS encoding acyl-CoA dehydrogenase family protein encodes MDFSTTEAAQELGDLVTTIVDAVCTPEHQRALDALEQRFDRELWRKLVDADVLSTAAPESLGGGGFGVLEQTAVLVALGRQLAAVPYLESVVLSAGALSRFGSPELQRQWGAPAVGGEKILTVAPEGEPGEGPVQAARTGAGYRLTGTRTQVGYGPVADGFLVPAESDSGTVLFLVAADDPGVAITAQQTTSLGSAGYLRLEGVEVDATRTVGGDDAVSWVSTMSTLGRSAFQLGVLERGLQLTADYARTREQFERPIGSFQAVAQRLADGYIDVKGLRLTLTQAAWRLSENLPAGTEVATVAFWAAEAGHRVAHTIVHIHGGVGIDIDHPVHRYFLAAKQTEFALGGATGQLLQIGRELADTPV; translated from the coding sequence ATGGATTTTTCGACAACTGAAGCCGCGCAGGAACTCGGCGATCTGGTCACCACCATCGTGGATGCGGTGTGCACGCCGGAGCATCAACGCGCACTCGACGCGCTCGAGCAGCGCTTCGACCGCGAGCTGTGGCGCAAGCTGGTCGACGCCGACGTGTTGAGCACTGCGGCACCGGAGTCGCTGGGCGGTGGAGGTTTCGGTGTACTCGAGCAGACCGCGGTGCTGGTCGCGCTCGGCCGTCAACTGGCCGCGGTGCCGTACCTGGAGTCGGTGGTGTTATCCGCCGGGGCACTGAGCCGGTTCGGCTCCCCCGAACTCCAGCGGCAGTGGGGCGCGCCGGCGGTCGGCGGAGAAAAAATCCTCACCGTAGCGCCGGAGGGTGAACCGGGCGAGGGCCCGGTGCAGGCGGCCCGTACCGGAGCCGGGTACCGCCTTACGGGTACCCGTACTCAGGTCGGCTACGGTCCGGTAGCGGACGGCTTCCTGGTGCCGGCGGAAAGCGATTCGGGTACTGTGCTTTTCCTCGTCGCAGCAGACGATCCGGGTGTCGCGATCACCGCCCAGCAGACCACCAGCCTGGGTAGCGCCGGATACCTTCGATTAGAAGGAGTCGAGGTCGACGCTACGCGCACAGTTGGCGGCGATGACGCTGTCAGCTGGGTTTCGACAATGAGCACGCTGGGCCGCAGCGCTTTTCAACTCGGCGTACTTGAACGCGGATTGCAGCTCACCGCCGACTACGCCCGCACCCGTGAGCAGTTCGAGCGCCCAATCGGCAGCTTCCAGGCGGTAGCGCAACGCCTGGCCGACGGCTACATCGATGTCAAGGGGCTGCGGCTCACCTTGACCCAGGCGGCCTGGCGGCTCAGTGAGAATCTTCCCGCCGGCACCGAGGTCGCCACCGTCGCGTTCTGGGCCGCTGAGGCTGGACATCGGGTAGCGCACACCATCGTCCATATCCACGGCGGCGTCGGTATCGACATCGACCACCCGGTGCACCGCTACTTCCTGGCGGCCAAACAGACCGAGTTCGCGCTGGGCGGCGCGACCGGGCAGTTGCTGCAGATCGGCCGCGAATTGGCCGACACACCGGTCTAG
- a CDS encoding ferredoxin: MRVIVDRDRCEGNAVCVGIAPDIFELDDEDYAVVKTEPIPADREQLAEQAIAECPRAALSRSD, translated from the coding sequence GTGCGGGTGATAGTGGACCGTGACCGGTGTGAAGGGAACGCGGTGTGTGTGGGCATCGCGCCGGACATCTTCGAACTCGATGACGAAGACTACGCCGTCGTGAAAACCGAGCCCATTCCCGCCGACCGGGAGCAGCTGGCCGAGCAGGCCATCGCGGAGTGCCCCCGAGCCGCACTGTCGCGCAGCGACTAA
- a CDS encoding acyl-CoA dehydrogenase — protein sequence MRIIYTPEQEELRRELRSYFAKLMTPERREALNSTSGEIGSGNVYREMVAQMGRDGWLALGWPKEYGGQARSAMDQLIFTDEAAIAGAPVPFLTINSVAPTIMAFGTEEQKKFYLPKIAAGELHFSIGYSEPGAGTDLANLRTTAVRDGDEYVVNGQKMWTSLIQYADYVWLAVRTNPQAKKHRGISVLIVPTTAEGFSWTPVHTMAGPDTSATYYSDVRVPVANRVGEENGGWKLITNQLNHERVALVSAMPIIMALNQVREWAQNTKDTRGARLIDSEWVQLNLARVHAKVEVLKLINWELASSNSAAPSPADASAAKVFGTELATEAYRLLMEVLGPAATVRQDSPGAVLRGRLERMHRACLILTFGGGTNEIQRDIIGMTALGLPRANR from the coding sequence ATGCGCATCATTTACACCCCTGAGCAGGAGGAGCTGCGTCGCGAACTGCGGTCGTACTTCGCCAAGCTCATGACGCCCGAGCGCCGCGAGGCGCTGAACTCGACCTCGGGCGAGATCGGCTCGGGCAATGTCTACCGGGAGATGGTCGCGCAGATGGGCCGGGACGGCTGGCTCGCCCTGGGCTGGCCCAAAGAGTACGGCGGGCAGGCCCGTTCGGCGATGGACCAGCTGATCTTCACCGACGAAGCCGCCATCGCCGGCGCGCCGGTTCCATTTTTGACGATCAACAGTGTCGCTCCGACCATCATGGCGTTCGGTACCGAGGAGCAGAAGAAGTTCTATCTGCCCAAGATCGCAGCGGGTGAACTACATTTTTCCATCGGATATTCTGAGCCGGGCGCCGGCACCGACCTGGCCAACTTGCGCACCACCGCAGTCCGCGACGGTGACGAGTACGTGGTCAACGGCCAGAAGATGTGGACCAGCTTGATCCAGTACGCCGATTACGTGTGGCTGGCGGTTCGGACTAACCCACAAGCCAAAAAGCACCGCGGGATTTCGGTGTTGATCGTGCCGACGACCGCCGAAGGCTTCTCCTGGACACCGGTGCACACCATGGCCGGTCCGGACACGAGCGCCACCTACTATTCGGATGTCCGGGTGCCGGTGGCCAACCGGGTCGGGGAGGAAAACGGCGGCTGGAAACTCATCACCAACCAGCTTAACCACGAGCGAGTCGCGTTGGTGTCGGCGATGCCGATCATTATGGCGCTCAACCAAGTTCGTGAATGGGCGCAGAACACCAAGGATACCCGAGGTGCCCGGCTCATCGACTCGGAGTGGGTGCAGCTCAATCTGGCCCGCGTGCACGCCAAGGTCGAGGTTCTCAAGTTGATCAACTGGGAGCTCGCCTCGTCGAACTCTGCCGCCCCGTCGCCGGCGGATGCGTCGGCCGCCAAGGTTTTCGGCACTGAGCTGGCCACCGAGGCTTACCGGCTGCTGATGGAAGTGCTGGGCCCCGCAGCCACCGTGCGCCAGGATTCACCGGGTGCGGTGCTGCGCGGGCGGTTGGAGCGGATGCACCGCGCCTGCCTGATCTTGACCTTCGGTGGCGGCACCAACGAAATCCAGCGCGACATCATCGGTATGACCGCGCTGGGGCTGCCACGAGCCAACCGGTAA